The proteins below are encoded in one region of Levilactobacillus namurensis:
- a CDS encoding cation-translocating P-type ATPase, with translation MPEQPPLTALNRGLTKFEVQARIDQGLQNDPLPPLTRSVKQIFRDNLMTLFNLINLVLAGLVLMTGSYKNLLFIGVVVVNTGIGIFQEIRSKRQVDKLALLSEGRLAVLRDGQAVSLTQDDLVQDDLIMVGRGDQLPVDGLVRETGGIEVDESQITGESTPIMKRTGDRLISGSVILGGKATVQATTVGEQSFVKQLAHSVKQQHRTASQLLNIINRIIKALTLTLIPLGIILFVASLIKGQSTNRAILGTVAAVGGMIPQGLVLLTSVALAAGAFTLGRHNILVRELPAIEALARADVLCLDKTGTITSGKLKLEQVEGLTSLTKAQLQTLLAQLVAATGDDNETAQAVQAALGTPDLAADEVLPFSSGRKWSGARLPDGQAYVMGAPEFIFDPVDATLQAHIQDLAQQGYRVLVVAQVDQLTTPRPTKPRALGLLLITDELRPHAKATFNFFTTQDVALKVISGDNPVTVASIAQRAEIPGAQQLVDMSQVGATPDYAHLVQTYNVFGRVTPQQKEGLIRAYQQAGHTVAMTGDGVNDLLALRQADCSIAMASGSEATKSLADFVLIHSNFDAMVKVLNEGRRVINNIERVASLFLIKTMYSVVLTLIFIFMTRSYPFEPIQLTPISSLMVGIPTFFLALQPNYARITGRFMKQVMEVAAPAATCVVGYILVIMGLGSQFHLSFATTSTLSVLMTGLVSLNALLLVARPLNRFKVLLVAVMAGLFALIFLFFGGIFSLVNLFNWRLALIYLPLMVSVPPVFYAVQAILGKRILSRIHWR, from the coding sequence ATGCCCGAACAGCCACCCCTGACCGCGTTAAATCGTGGATTAACTAAATTTGAAGTGCAAGCACGGATCGACCAAGGCTTACAGAATGACCCGTTGCCACCCCTGACGCGGAGTGTCAAACAGATTTTCCGGGATAACTTAATGACGCTGTTCAACCTGATCAACTTGGTCCTAGCGGGGCTGGTCTTGATGACCGGCAGCTACAAGAACCTCCTGTTCATCGGGGTGGTCGTGGTCAACACGGGAATCGGAATCTTCCAGGAAATCCGCTCGAAACGCCAAGTGGATAAACTCGCCCTGCTTTCGGAAGGACGGTTAGCGGTTCTCCGGGACGGCCAGGCCGTCTCGCTGACCCAGGATGACTTGGTCCAAGATGACCTGATCATGGTTGGGCGAGGCGACCAACTCCCCGTGGACGGTCTGGTGCGGGAGACCGGCGGCATCGAAGTCGACGAGTCCCAGATTACCGGGGAGTCAACGCCAATTATGAAGCGAACCGGCGACCGCTTGATTTCGGGAAGCGTGATTCTGGGAGGAAAAGCCACGGTCCAGGCCACCACGGTTGGCGAACAAAGCTTCGTCAAGCAATTGGCCCATTCGGTCAAGCAACAGCACCGGACCGCCAGCCAATTACTAAATATCATTAATCGGATCATTAAAGCGTTGACCCTGACGTTAATTCCGTTGGGGATCATCCTGTTCGTGGCCTCATTAATTAAAGGCCAAAGTACAAACCGGGCCATCCTGGGAACCGTTGCGGCGGTCGGGGGGATGATTCCCCAGGGACTGGTCCTGTTGACGTCGGTCGCACTGGCAGCGGGAGCCTTTACGCTGGGACGACACAACATCTTGGTCCGAGAATTGCCCGCCATCGAGGCTTTGGCGCGGGCCGACGTGTTATGCCTGGATAAGACCGGGACCATCACCAGCGGTAAGCTTAAGCTGGAGCAGGTCGAGGGTTTGACCAGCCTCACTAAGGCCCAGTTACAGACGTTATTGGCCCAATTAGTCGCCGCCACCGGTGACGATAACGAGACTGCCCAGGCCGTCCAAGCGGCGCTGGGGACCCCCGACCTCGCGGCGGACGAGGTCTTGCCGTTCTCGTCGGGGCGGAAATGGAGTGGCGCGCGGTTGCCAGACGGGCAAGCCTACGTGATGGGCGCACCGGAGTTCATCTTTGATCCGGTCGATGCCACCTTACAAGCCCACATTCAAGACCTAGCCCAACAGGGATACCGGGTCCTGGTGGTCGCCCAGGTGGACCAGCTGACCACACCGCGGCCGACCAAGCCCCGTGCTTTAGGATTATTGCTGATCACCGACGAATTGCGGCCGCACGCCAAGGCGACCTTTAACTTCTTCACCACGCAGGACGTGGCCTTAAAGGTCATTTCGGGGGACAACCCGGTGACCGTGGCCAGCATCGCCCAACGCGCGGAGATTCCGGGGGCCCAGCAGTTGGTCGACATGAGTCAGGTCGGGGCGACGCCGGACTACGCGCACTTGGTGCAGACCTATAACGTCTTTGGCCGGGTCACCCCGCAACAGAAGGAAGGGTTGATCCGCGCCTACCAGCAAGCCGGCCACACGGTCGCCATGACCGGTGACGGGGTCAACGACCTGTTGGCCCTGCGTCAGGCAGATTGCAGTATCGCCATGGCTTCCGGGAGTGAGGCCACCAAGAGTCTGGCGGACTTCGTGTTGATCCATTCGAACTTCGACGCCATGGTCAAGGTGTTGAACGAAGGCCGCCGGGTCATTAACAACATCGAGCGGGTGGCTTCGCTGTTTTTGATCAAAACCATGTATTCGGTGGTCTTAACGCTGATTTTTATCTTCATGACCCGCAGTTACCCGTTCGAACCCATCCAGCTCACGCCAATCTCGTCACTGATGGTCGGTATCCCGACGTTCTTCTTGGCCCTACAACCGAACTATGCCCGGATTACCGGGCGGTTCATGAAGCAGGTCATGGAAGTGGCGGCGCCGGCGGCCACCTGTGTGGTGGGCTACATCCTGGTGATTATGGGGCTGGGGTCCCAGTTCCACCTGAGCTTCGCCACGACCTCGACCTTGAGCGTCCTGATGACGGGATTGGTCAGCTTGAACGCTCTGCTGTTGGTGGCCCGGCCGCTCAACCGCTTCAAGGTTCTCTTGGTCGCAGTCATGGCGGGACTGTTCGCGTTGATTTTTCTCTTTTTCGGGGGAATCTTCTCGCTGGTCAACCTCTTCAACTGGCGGTTAGCCCTGATTTACCTGCCGTTGATGGTGAGTGTGCCACCCGTTTTTTACGCGGTTCAAGCCATTCTAGGCAAGCGCATTCTGAGTCGGATTCATTGGCGGTAA
- a CDS encoding DUF1836 domain-containing protein: MADFNQYTRWEHQMHDIKLPRWDDLPKFDLYMDQVTALINAVLGPLGVDTMTPAMINNYVKHKVILAPVKKKYQTMQLADILMISLLKPMFQTETVRSGIDQITAGDYPKQAYDNFIGRLEDRLHHLGESQTQPAAENLNEKLMQVAVDAVVARLQSEKLLTLIKRPLQKVEKTK; this comes from the coding sequence ATGGCTGATTTTAATCAATACACGCGCTGGGAACACCAGATGCACGATATTAAACTCCCGAGATGGGATGATCTTCCGAAGTTTGATTTGTACATGGACCAAGTCACGGCATTGATCAATGCGGTGTTAGGCCCCTTGGGGGTAGACACGATGACACCGGCGATGATCAACAACTACGTGAAGCATAAAGTGATTCTGGCGCCGGTCAAGAAGAAGTACCAGACCATGCAACTGGCCGATATCTTGATGATCAGTCTCCTAAAGCCTATGTTCCAGACGGAAACGGTGCGGTCGGGAATCGACCAGATTACGGCGGGGGACTACCCGAAGCAGGCCTATGACAACTTTATTGGCCGCTTGGAGGACCGGTTGCATCATTTAGGTGAATCGCAGACCCAGCCGGCCGCGGAGAACTTAAACGAAAAGCTGATGCAGGTCGCGGTGGATGCCGTGGTGGCCCGGTTACAGTCCGAAAAACTATTAACGTTGATCAAACGACCGTTACAAAAGGTTGAAAAAACGAAATAA
- a CDS encoding glycerophosphodiester phosphodiesterase, producing MQAWAFWRQTSRHFRQHWGSYVTLVFLTNIVISYCAIPVFGWLTANLLAWQRIPYVSYTNLGNIILKHPLAVIGLLLILMAIMVLVYWQFAFLLLGIRNIRLGRPQGTLAVLRRTVTSLTGASPSTFLFFMGYFLIILPFGSILFSTPLLNKAKIPAFIVSYLMANPLWATVLVLFYALAIYLGIRLIAVLPLMMLDGYHSHAAIHESWRATQGQFWKYLSRMLLALVMVSPMTGVLYAALYLGQVFFDTTPAALVMATVNLFLMEVLTEFLVCYATIVFMTIVLSSHADHEPTPMMQLQFREPAHTKWRTRALITLGLTVLSAGLVAFNLAYLNGLAVSKPLTIAHRGVDNGNGVQNTIPALIKTSREKPDYVEMDVQETKDHQFVVLHDTNLKALAGLKRQVGDMTLRELTRVTVTENGHQAKVPSFAAYLKAAHAHHQKLLVEIKTNKATTRDLPERFIKQFGPTLLAHHDQVHTLSYRIMTALRQQDPHQFVSYILPYNLTFPYTDANAYTMEATTLNDAFIDQAAKHHQRVYAWDIDDVTLLDQMMFLGVNGIITDNLHDMQVEIKSNTDHPSYANLLLTFMSELSLETQMQ from the coding sequence ATGCAAGCTTGGGCATTCTGGCGACAGACCAGTCGCCATTTTCGACAACACTGGGGAAGTTACGTGACCCTGGTCTTTCTCACCAACATTGTCATTAGTTACTGTGCGATTCCCGTCTTCGGTTGGTTGACCGCCAATTTGCTGGCCTGGCAACGGATTCCCTACGTCTCCTATACCAACCTGGGCAACATCATCTTGAAGCATCCCCTGGCCGTGATCGGCCTATTGTTGATCCTGATGGCCATCATGGTCCTGGTGTACTGGCAATTCGCCTTCCTACTCTTAGGGATTCGCAACATTCGCCTGGGGCGGCCCCAAGGAACCCTGGCGGTCTTGCGCCGAACGGTTACAAGTCTTACGGGCGCGTCACCCAGTACCTTCCTGTTCTTTATGGGCTACTTCTTGATTATCCTGCCCTTCGGCAGCATTCTCTTTTCCACGCCGCTGCTCAATAAAGCCAAGATTCCCGCCTTTATCGTGAGTTATCTGATGGCTAACCCGCTTTGGGCGACCGTCTTAGTCCTGTTCTACGCACTGGCCATCTACCTGGGGATTCGCCTGATTGCCGTCCTCCCCTTAATGATGCTGGACGGGTACCACAGCCACGCCGCTATCCACGAGAGTTGGCGGGCTACCCAGGGACAATTCTGGAAGTACCTCAGCCGGATGCTCCTGGCCCTGGTGATGGTCTCGCCGATGACCGGGGTGCTCTACGCAGCACTCTACCTGGGACAAGTCTTCTTCGACACCACCCCCGCCGCGCTGGTCATGGCGACGGTCAACCTCTTCTTAATGGAAGTCCTCACCGAGTTCCTGGTCTGCTACGCCACCATCGTCTTCATGACCATCGTCCTCAGCAGTCATGCCGACCACGAACCCACGCCGATGATGCAGCTACAATTCCGGGAACCAGCCCACACTAAATGGCGGACCCGGGCTCTCATCACCTTGGGGCTAACGGTACTGAGTGCGGGGTTAGTGGCCTTCAACCTGGCCTACCTCAACGGCTTAGCCGTCAGCAAGCCCCTCACCATCGCACACCGGGGCGTCGATAACGGTAACGGGGTTCAAAATACGATCCCGGCCCTGATCAAAACCAGCCGGGAGAAGCCCGACTACGTGGAGATGGACGTCCAGGAGACTAAGGACCACCAATTCGTGGTGCTCCACGATACGAATCTAAAAGCGTTGGCGGGCTTGAAACGACAAGTTGGCGACATGACCCTCAGGGAGTTAACGCGGGTCACCGTCACCGAAAACGGCCACCAGGCTAAAGTTCCGAGTTTTGCGGCCTACCTTAAAGCTGCTCACGCCCACCACCAAAAGTTGCTGGTCGAGATCAAAACCAATAAAGCGACCACCCGGGACCTGCCGGAACGGTTCATCAAGCAGTTCGGCCCCACCTTACTGGCCCACCACGATCAGGTCCACACCCTGAGCTACCGGATCATGACCGCCCTGCGTCAACAGGACCCCCACCAGTTCGTGAGCTATATTCTCCCCTATAACCTGACCTTCCCGTACACGGACGCCAACGCTTATACCATGGAGGCGACGACCTTAAATGATGCCTTCATCGACCAGGCGGCTAAGCACCATCAACGGGTCTACGCTTGGGATATCGATGACGTGACCCTGTTGGACCAGATGATGTTCCTCGGCGTCAACGGAATCATTACCGATAACCTGCACGACATGCAGGTTGAAATCAAGAGCAACACGGACCACCCCAGCTACGCTAACCTCCTCCTAACGTTCATGAGTGAGTTAAGCTTAGAGACTCAGATGCAATAG
- the adhE gene encoding bifunctional acetaldehyde-CoA/alcohol dehydrogenase: MLKDVKTNPKTTTKEETVDQMIDRLVNKAHDALCAMDDFDQATVDHIVHQMAIAGLDHHMELAKAAYDETGRGVMEDKAVKNMFATEEIWHTIKHDKTVGIIKDDRERELITVAEPLGILAGVTPVTNPTSTTLFKSLIAVKTRNPIIFAFHPQAQKSSVMAAKVVRDAAIAAGAPEGVIQWIDKPSIDATTALMNHPRVASVLATGGPGMVKAAYSTGKPALGVGPGNGPAYIEKTANIKRAVYDIVLSKTFDNGMVCASENSAIIDKDIYDDVKKEMQDRGVYFVKKADHKALADAMFRPEGGVKGPIAGMSAQKIADLAGIKVPATTKVLAAELTGVGPKYPMSQEKLSPVISVYKSKDHAEAFKLADELLHFGGLGHTAAIHTMDDDLATEYGIKMKASRVLVNTPSALGGIGNLYNEMIPSLTLGTGSWGKNSVSHNVSSFDLLNIKTIAKRRNNMQWIKLPRVYFEKTSVRYLDDMPGIKRVFLVTDPAMVQLGYVDTVLNELKRQPNGMEYSLFSDVEPDPTTDTVNRGVALMRQFKPDTIIALGGGSAMDAAKNMWLFYEDPKASFFGAKQKFLDIRKRAYKFNKPHKAQFVAIPTTSGTGSEVTPFSVITDSKTHVKYPLADYALTPDVAIVDSQFIETVPKKTVAYSGLDVLTHAIESYVSVMASDYTRPWSLQAIKLVMDNLTNSYNGDITARQEMHNASTLAGMAFANAFLGVDHSIAHKLGGEFGLPHGLAIAITLPHVIRYNFKEPTKMSMWPKYEYFRADEDYAQIARYLGLPGNTKEELKEALVKKVIDLAHSVGVTLSLKANGVDKAHFDKTVDHLAELAFEDQCTTANPKEPLVSELKQIMIDEYDGKGVEK; this comes from the coding sequence ATGTTAAAAGACGTAAAAACGAATCCAAAAACGACTACTAAAGAAGAAACGGTTGACCAAATGATCGACCGCCTAGTCAATAAAGCCCACGACGCGCTGTGCGCCATGGATGACTTCGACCAAGCCACGGTCGACCACATCGTCCACCAGATGGCCATCGCCGGCTTGGACCACCACATGGAACTGGCTAAGGCCGCTTACGACGAAACGGGCCGGGGGGTCATGGAAGACAAGGCCGTGAAGAACATGTTCGCGACGGAAGAAATCTGGCACACCATTAAGCACGATAAGACCGTCGGCATCATCAAGGATGACCGGGAACGGGAACTGATCACGGTTGCGGAACCTCTGGGTATCTTAGCCGGGGTTACGCCCGTCACTAACCCTACGTCCACCACGTTATTCAAGTCACTGATCGCGGTTAAGACGCGGAACCCAATCATCTTCGCTTTCCACCCACAAGCACAGAAGTCATCCGTAATGGCCGCTAAGGTCGTTCGGGACGCTGCCATCGCTGCGGGGGCACCAGAAGGGGTCATTCAATGGATCGACAAGCCAAGTATCGACGCCACCACGGCGTTGATGAACCACCCACGGGTTGCCAGTGTGCTGGCTACTGGGGGTCCTGGCATGGTCAAGGCCGCTTACTCTACCGGGAAGCCTGCGTTAGGGGTCGGTCCTGGTAACGGACCAGCTTACATTGAAAAGACGGCTAACATCAAGCGGGCCGTCTACGACATCGTCTTATCCAAGACGTTCGATAACGGGATGGTCTGCGCGTCTGAAAACAGCGCCATCATCGACAAGGACATCTACGACGACGTGAAGAAGGAAATGCAGGACCGGGGCGTCTACTTCGTGAAGAAGGCGGACCACAAGGCCTTAGCCGACGCGATGTTCCGTCCTGAAGGCGGGGTCAAAGGGCCAATTGCTGGGATGTCTGCGCAAAAGATCGCGGACTTAGCCGGAATCAAGGTCCCCGCAACCACCAAGGTCTTGGCCGCTGAACTGACGGGCGTGGGGCCAAAGTACCCGATGTCTCAAGAAAAGCTGTCACCGGTTATCTCCGTCTACAAGTCTAAGGACCACGCCGAGGCCTTCAAGTTGGCGGACGAACTCTTACACTTTGGTGGGTTGGGCCACACGGCCGCCATCCACACCATGGACGACGACTTAGCAACGGAATACGGCATTAAGATGAAGGCCAGCCGGGTCTTGGTCAACACGCCATCCGCACTAGGGGGCATTGGGAACCTGTACAACGAAATGATTCCTTCATTGACCTTAGGGACCGGCTCATGGGGCAAGAACTCCGTGTCCCACAACGTCTCGTCCTTCGACTTACTGAACATCAAAACGATTGCAAAGCGGCGAAATAACATGCAGTGGATTAAATTACCTCGAGTTTACTTCGAAAAGACGTCCGTTCGTTACCTCGATGACATGCCAGGCATCAAGCGGGTCTTCCTGGTCACCGACCCAGCCATGGTTCAATTGGGTTACGTGGACACGGTCTTAAACGAATTGAAGCGGCAACCTAACGGGATGGAGTACTCCCTGTTCTCCGATGTTGAACCAGATCCGACCACGGATACGGTCAACCGCGGGGTTGCGCTGATGCGTCAATTCAAGCCGGACACCATCATTGCGTTAGGTGGGGGTTCTGCGATGGATGCAGCCAAGAACATGTGGCTGTTCTACGAAGACCCTAAGGCTAGCTTCTTCGGCGCTAAGCAGAAGTTCTTGGACATTCGGAAGCGGGCTTACAAGTTCAATAAGCCGCACAAGGCCCAGTTCGTTGCCATCCCAACCACGTCCGGGACGGGTTCGGAAGTAACGCCGTTCTCCGTGATTACGGACTCGAAGACCCACGTGAAGTACCCGTTGGCCGACTACGCATTGACGCCAGACGTGGCCATTGTGGATTCCCAGTTCATCGAAACGGTGCCTAAGAAGACCGTGGCTTACTCTGGGTTGGACGTGTTGACCCACGCCATTGAATCCTACGTTTCCGTAATGGCTTCCGATTACACCCGGCCATGGTCCTTACAGGCCATCAAGCTGGTCATGGACAATCTGACGAACTCCTACAACGGCGACATCACGGCCCGGCAAGAGATGCACAACGCCTCGACCTTAGCCGGGATGGCCTTCGCCAACGCCTTCTTAGGGGTCGACCACTCGATCGCCCACAAGTTAGGTGGGGAATTCGGCTTACCACATGGTTTGGCCATCGCGATTACGTTACCGCACGTGATTCGGTACAACTTCAAGGAACCGACCAAGATGTCCATGTGGCCGAAGTACGAGTACTTCCGGGCCGATGAAGACTACGCTCAGATTGCGCGTTACCTGGGCTTGCCAGGGAACACCAAGGAAGAGCTTAAGGAAGCCTTGGTCAAGAAGGTCATCGACTTGGCACACTCCGTTGGGGTCACGTTGAGCTTGAAGGCTAACGGGGTGGACAAGGCCCACTTCGACAAGACGGTGGATCACTTGGCTGAATTAGCGTTCGAGGACCAATGCACGACCGCGAACCCTAAGGAACCCCTAGTTTCTGAATTAAAGCAAATCATGATTGATGAATACGACGGTAAGGGTGTTGAAAAGTAA
- a CDS encoding LysM domain-containing protein, with translation MGFKKALVMTLGAVAVAGAGLFTSNEQASAATRVTVKQGDSVWALANQYDSSVKAIEKANHLTNSSLIFVGENLAIPAKHATATTHAAGVTQHTYRHTSNQAPSATTTTQTTQTQTTTQPAASGVSGSEASAKNWIAYRESRGSYTATNGQYIGKYQLSSAYLKGDYSAANQEKVANQYVAGRYGSWTAAQAFWQANGWY, from the coding sequence ATGGGATTCAAAAAAGCTTTAGTGATGACTTTAGGCGCAGTTGCTGTCGCCGGAGCCGGCCTGTTTACTTCCAATGAACAAGCCAGTGCCGCTACCCGGGTTACGGTCAAGCAGGGGGATTCTGTTTGGGCCTTAGCCAACCAGTACGATTCATCCGTGAAGGCCATTGAAAAGGCCAACCACTTGACCAACAGCTCACTGATCTTTGTGGGGGAGAACCTGGCCATTCCAGCCAAGCACGCCACCGCAACCACGCACGCTGCTGGTGTGACGCAACATACCTACCGTCACACGTCTAACCAGGCGCCAAGTGCTACCACGACGACGCAGACCACTCAGACGCAGACCACGACCCAACCGGCTGCTTCGGGGGTTTCCGGCTCCGAAGCCAGCGCGAAGAACTGGATCGCGTACCGCGAATCACGGGGGTCTTACACCGCCACCAATGGACAATACATTGGAAAGTACCAGTTGAGTTCCGCCTACTTGAAGGGCGATTACTCGGCCGCTAACCAGGAAAAGGTCGCCAACCAATACGTGGCCGGCCGGTATGGTTCCTGGACCGCTGCGCAAGCCTTCTGGCAAGCCAACGGGTGGTACTAA
- a CDS encoding LysM domain-containing protein: MTFKKVLVSTLGTAAVIGASFFATTSANADVRVTVKSGDTVSKIATQYKSTVSAIKSANGLKNANLIYVGESLVIPSSASTSQTTTTQATQTTPTTTQQTQTTGTTQGTSAYQGTASHYASNQQANTTTTRYQAPTTTTTQTQTTGSTSTGTSSTSSSSSSAKAWIANKESGGSYSARNGQYIGKYQLSASYLNGDYSAANQEKVANQYVSSRYGSWSKAKAFWQANGWY, encoded by the coding sequence ATGACATTCAAAAAAGTTTTAGTTTCAACGTTAGGAACCGCCGCCGTTATCGGGGCCAGCTTCTTCGCGACCACTTCCGCCAACGCTGACGTCCGGGTCACGGTGAAGTCGGGAGATACCGTATCCAAGATCGCTACGCAATACAAATCCACCGTTTCCGCCATTAAATCGGCGAACGGCTTAAAGAATGCTAACCTGATCTACGTGGGGGAATCTCTGGTGATTCCAAGTTCGGCGTCGACTAGCCAGACCACGACGACTCAGGCAACGCAGACTACGCCAACTACCACGCAGCAGACGCAAACGACTGGTACTACGCAAGGGACTAGTGCTTACCAAGGGACGGCGAGCCACTATGCGTCGAACCAGCAAGCGAATACGACCACGACGCGTTACCAAGCGCCTACCACGACGACTACCCAGACTCAAACCACTGGGTCAACCAGCACGGGGACCAGTAGTACGTCCAGTTCGAGTTCCAGTGCTAAGGCTTGGATTGCCAACAAGGAATCCGGTGGCTCTTACAGTGCACGGAATGGCCAGTATATCGGGAAGTACCAGTTGAGCGCTTCCTACCTGAACGGGGACTACTCGGCCGCTAACCAGGAAAAGGTGGCCAACCAATACGTCAGCTCGCGGTACGGTTCTTGGTCTAAGGCCAAGGCATTCTGGCAAGCTAACGGTTGGTACTAA
- a CDS encoding aggregation promoting factor surface protein produces MKVKLFVLAILTVVALTLPGLATATDSVTAQAATKTKVVYVSKLSKKQAAAKAWIAKRESGGNYRARNGIYYGKYQLTISMLHGDYSKANQEKTADRYTYHRYGTWTKAKRHWLSHGWY; encoded by the coding sequence ATTAAAGTTAAACTTTTTGTTCTCGCCATTTTAACAGTTGTGGCCTTGACCCTACCTGGTCTGGCAACGGCCACCGATAGTGTGACGGCGCAGGCTGCCACCAAGACCAAGGTCGTTTACGTCTCCAAGTTATCGAAGAAGCAAGCGGCCGCTAAAGCCTGGATCGCTAAGCGCGAATCCGGCGGCAATTACCGCGCACGCAACGGGATCTACTACGGTAAGTACCAGTTGACGATTTCGATGTTGCACGGTGACTACAGTAAGGCCAATCAAGAAAAGACGGCCGATCGTTATACCTACCACCGTTACGGGACTTGGACCAAGGCTAAGCGCCATTGGTTGTCTCACGGGTGGTATTAA
- a CDS encoding co-chaperone YbbN codes for MIKEIHDANFEAETNTGVTVVDFRADWCPPCKMMDPILKSLSADEAYGQRVKFTAINVDHDQATAQKFDVQGIPTFLIKKDGQVVDRLVGARPKPDFAAVLDKALAD; via the coding sequence ATGATTAAAGAAATTCACGACGCTAACTTTGAGGCGGAAACCAATACGGGCGTCACGGTGGTTGATTTTCGGGCCGACTGGTGTCCTCCATGCAAGATGATGGACCCAATCTTAAAGAGCCTCTCGGCTGATGAAGCGTACGGCCAACGGGTCAAGTTCACGGCCATCAACGTGGACCACGACCAAGCCACGGCCCAGAAGTTCGACGTGCAGGGGATTCCGACCTTCTTGATCAAGAAGGATGGTCAGGTGGTTGACCGTTTAGTCGGCGCCCGACCTAAGCCGGATTTTGCGGCGGTATTAGATAAAGCCTTAGCTGATTAG
- a CDS encoding acetate kinase, which yields MSKILAVNAGSSTLKWKLFSMPEETVIASGMVDRLNLPGSVFKVKLANGQKYEETQDNITNKLAAAMVLTRLKSYGILKHLSEITGVGHRIVAGGEVFKDSAVITPIVLKQIKELKDYAPLHNPVQAYYIEVFEQLLPEAHEVAVFDTSLYAQMPEVNYLYGIPYEYYEKFGARKYGAHGTSHRYVAHRTAELLGKPLEDLKLITLHLGSGSSVTAFKDGHALDTSMGFTPLAGVMMGTRSGDIDPSLVAYLAEKLDVTMPKMIDILNHKSGLLGVSELSPDQRDLEKTQDEWPKSKLALDMFVNRVVRYVGSYTAELGGLDALVFTAGSGENGIAMRQAIADKLGYLGVTIDPEKNDFRGEERVVSPDGAPVKVMVVPTNEELMIVRDVVRLSR from the coding sequence ATGAGCAAGATATTAGCAGTTAACGCCGGAAGCTCAACGTTAAAGTGGAAGTTGTTTTCAATGCCGGAGGAGACCGTCATCGCATCGGGGATGGTCGATCGCCTGAATTTACCGGGGTCCGTCTTTAAGGTGAAGTTGGCCAACGGGCAGAAGTATGAGGAGACCCAAGACAACATCACCAATAAGCTGGCCGCCGCAATGGTCCTGACCCGTTTGAAGTCCTACGGGATCTTAAAACACCTGAGTGAAATCACGGGTGTGGGTCACCGAATCGTCGCTGGGGGGGAAGTCTTCAAGGACTCCGCCGTCATCACGCCAATCGTGTTGAAGCAGATCAAGGAACTGAAGGACTACGCGCCGTTGCATAATCCGGTGCAGGCTTACTATATTGAAGTCTTCGAACAACTCTTACCGGAAGCCCATGAAGTTGCGGTCTTTGATACCTCGTTATACGCCCAGATGCCTGAGGTTAACTATCTGTACGGAATCCCTTACGAGTATTACGAAAAGTTCGGGGCCCGGAAGTACGGGGCCCACGGGACCAGCCACCGGTACGTCGCCCACCGGACGGCGGAACTGCTAGGCAAGCCGTTAGAGGACCTGAAGCTGATCACCTTGCACTTGGGGTCCGGCTCGTCCGTGACGGCCTTTAAGGACGGCCACGCGCTGGATACCTCGATGGGCTTCACGCCGTTGGCTGGGGTCATGATGGGGACCCGTTCCGGGGACATCGACCCGTCGCTAGTGGCGTACCTGGCGGAAAAGTTGGATGTGACTATGCCTAAGATGATCGATATTTTGAATCACAAGTCTGGCCTCTTGGGCGTGTCCGAACTCTCACCGGATCAACGAGACTTGGAAAAGACCCAAGATGAGTGGCCGAAGTCTAAGTTGGCCCTCGATATGTTCGTGAACCGGGTGGTCCGCTATGTCGGCAGTTACACAGCCGAACTAGGTGGGCTGGACGCACTGGTCTTCACCGCGGGTTCCGGGGAGAACGGGATCGCGATGCGTCAAGCGATTGCGGATAAGTTAGGCTACTTGGGCGTGACGATCGACCCAGAAAAGAACGACTTCCGGGGCGAAGAACGCGTGGTCAGTCCGGACGGTGCGCCGGTTAAGGTCATGGTGGTCCCGACCAACGAAGAGTTGATGATCGTCCGCGACGTGGTTCGCTTAAGTCGTTAG